In a single window of the Acetivibrio clariflavus DSM 19732 genome:
- the mfd gene encoding transcription-repair coupling factor has translation MDSIKTKDYIIEPLLESKDYKNIIENITKEFHISINGPSESQRAHISYAICSHLNSKGIFIAYNDLQARKIYEDFSYFFDKDVILFSSKEIMLHDVEAKSYDAVYDRITALDRILKSDYRFIVISAEAICQKLIDRELFKSSCLNFDQDSRIDLTFLIHKLVSIGYERVTTVEGKGQFAVRGGIIDIFPVNSENAYRIELFDDEIDSIRTFDVLSQRSVERAESIEILPAREMLYDRSELDGIISRIQSALAAQKEKIDKNAQQDYLIKLDEKISNDIEKFKENFYFPGMDKYIPYIIQRPALITDYIAEENIIVFIDEPKRFQQRIENILNENAEMCKSLLEKGQLLPGCFDLYFEFDYIWRRLYEKKSVCFNTIMTDEVLLAESRKLSIASRLLNSYQGNFDLMVEDIKYWKKSNFRVLILAGTRSRGEMLEETLKNKEIEAVYIDEIKEDILPGQVIITHGSLSKGFEYPDAEFVVISGKELFGQDRKLKRQAVKKVKGKKINVFTDLSIGDFVVHQFHGIGKYIGIEQLTVENIKKDYLKIQYQDGAYLYVPTSQLDLIQKYIGSEGKTPKLSKLGGTDWLKTKAKTKESIMELAGELIKLYAMRESSKGHAFGKDTIWQKQFEEQFPYQETEDQLRCIEEIKRDMESDKPMDRLLCGDVGYGKTEVAIRAIFKAVMDGKQVAYLVPTTVLAQQHYNNFKERMKDFPVKVEMVSRFRTPAEQKRILRDVKAGLVDVLIGTHRLLQKDVVFKDLGLLVIDEEQRFGVMHKEKLKKLRANVDVLTLTATPIPRTLHMSLIGIKDISTIEDPPEERYPVQTYVMEYNEEVIKEAINREMARNGQVFYLYNRVRSINVKAAEIKKMVPDARIAVAHGQMDETELEDIMFRFINGEYDILVCTVIIESGIDMPNVNTIIVEDSDKMGLSQLYQLRGRVGRSNRMAYAYITYKKDKVLSEIAEKRLQAIKEFTEFGSGFKIAMRDMQIRGAGNLLGAQQHGHIDSVGYDMYCRLLAEAISELKGQSVQEEVEVSIDVNVSAYIDSSYISSENEKIEMYKKIASVQDEQDVLDVEDELMDRYGNIPTPVSNLMKIAHIKALALKCGFSSVQEKNGSIIFQYIDSKYVNFEVIGKIMEKHRRKLLFNASNKPYITYRITDIKRESLLDNITILLQDINKLK, from the coding sequence ATGGATAGTATAAAAACCAAGGACTACATAATTGAACCACTTCTTGAGTCGAAAGATTACAAAAATATCATTGAAAATATAACTAAAGAATTTCATATATCCATAAATGGCCCTTCTGAAAGCCAAAGGGCTCATATTTCCTATGCTATTTGCAGCCATTTGAACAGTAAAGGTATATTTATTGCATATAATGATCTTCAGGCCAGAAAAATATATGAAGATTTTTCATATTTCTTTGACAAGGATGTAATTCTATTTTCCTCAAAGGAAATTATGCTTCACGATGTTGAAGCTAAAAGTTATGATGCTGTCTATGATAGGATAACAGCATTAGACAGAATTTTGAAAAGCGATTACAGGTTTATCGTTATTAGTGCTGAAGCTATATGCCAGAAATTAATCGACCGAGAGCTTTTTAAATCCAGTTGTTTAAATTTTGATCAAGATAGCAGAATAGACTTAACTTTTCTTATTCATAAGCTGGTATCAATAGGCTACGAAAGAGTTACCACTGTTGAGGGCAAAGGTCAGTTTGCTGTCAGAGGCGGAATAATAGACATTTTCCCTGTTAATAGCGAAAATGCATATCGTATCGAATTGTTTGACGATGAAATTGACTCTATAAGAACCTTTGACGTGCTTTCCCAGAGATCTGTGGAAAGAGCTGAAAGTATCGAAATTTTGCCGGCAAGGGAAATGTTGTACGACCGCTCGGAACTTGATGGAATAATCTCCAGGATACAAAGTGCCTTGGCTGCGCAAAAGGAAAAGATAGATAAAAACGCCCAGCAGGATTATTTAATAAAACTTGATGAAAAAATAAGCAATGACATTGAAAAATTTAAAGAGAATTTTTACTTTCCGGGAATGGACAAATATATTCCCTACATTATTCAAAGACCTGCCTTGATAACCGACTATATAGCTGAAGAAAATATCATTGTTTTTATTGACGAGCCTAAAAGGTTTCAGCAGAGAATTGAAAATATTCTTAACGAAAATGCGGAAATGTGTAAAAGCCTTTTGGAAAAAGGACAGCTTCTTCCCGGGTGTTTTGACCTTTATTTTGAATTTGACTATATATGGAGAAGACTTTATGAGAAGAAATCTGTCTGCTTCAACACTATTATGACCGATGAAGTACTTTTGGCAGAAAGCAGAAAATTAAGTATTGCTTCAAGGTTATTGAATTCCTATCAGGGAAATTTTGACCTGATGGTAGAGGATATAAAGTACTGGAAAAAAAGTAACTTCCGGGTACTGATTTTGGCCGGGACCAGAAGCAGAGGCGAAATGCTTGAGGAGACGCTTAAGAATAAAGAAATTGAAGCGGTTTATATTGATGAAATCAAAGAAGACATTTTGCCGGGACAGGTTATAATAACCCATGGAAGTCTAAGTAAAGGTTTTGAGTATCCAGATGCTGAGTTCGTTGTAATCAGCGGAAAAGAACTTTTCGGACAGGACAGGAAGCTTAAAAGGCAGGCAGTAAAAAAAGTCAAAGGCAAAAAAATAAATGTATTTACCGATTTGAGTATTGGAGATTTTGTAGTTCATCAATTCCATGGTATCGGAAAGTATATCGGAATTGAGCAGTTGACTGTAGAAAATATTAAGAAGGACTATTTGAAGATTCAATATCAGGATGGGGCTTATTTATATGTACCCACAAGCCAGCTGGACCTAATACAGAAATATATAGGTTCCGAGGGAAAGACACCTAAACTGAGCAAACTTGGCGGAACCGACTGGCTGAAAACAAAAGCAAAGACAAAAGAATCCATCATGGAACTGGCAGGAGAACTTATAAAATTATATGCCATGAGAGAGTCATCAAAGGGGCATGCCTTTGGAAAGGATACAATATGGCAAAAGCAATTTGAAGAGCAGTTCCCTTACCAGGAAACAGAGGATCAACTTCGGTGCATAGAAGAAATTAAGCGGGATATGGAATCGGATAAACCTATGGATAGGTTATTGTGCGGAGATGTTGGATACGGAAAGACAGAAGTTGCAATTAGAGCCATATTTAAAGCGGTAATGGATGGAAAACAGGTGGCGTATCTTGTACCGACAACGGTATTGGCTCAGCAGCATTATAATAATTTCAAGGAACGCATGAAGGATTTCCCTGTTAAGGTTGAGATGGTAAGCCGTTTTAGAACTCCGGCGGAACAAAAGCGTATTTTGAGAGATGTCAAAGCAGGGCTTGTTGATGTATTGATTGGAACTCACCGGCTCTTGCAAAAAGATGTGGTATTTAAGGATTTAGGACTGTTGGTAATAGATGAAGAGCAGCGTTTTGGAGTCATGCATAAGGAAAAATTAAAAAAACTGCGGGCAAATGTTGATGTTCTTACATTAACCGCTACGCCTATTCCAAGAACTCTTCATATGTCCCTGATAGGGATAAAAGATATTAGTACCATAGAGGACCCACCGGAGGAAAGATATCCGGTACAGACTTATGTCATGGAGTATAATGAGGAGGTTATAAAAGAAGCCATTAACAGAGAAATGGCACGCAACGGTCAGGTTTTTTACCTGTACAACCGTGTAAGGTCAATTAATGTAAAGGCAGCAGAGATTAAAAAAATGGTGCCTGACGCTAGAATTGCAGTAGCCCATGGACAGATGGATGAAACGGAACTGGAAGATATAATGTTCCGATTTATAAACGGTGAGTATGATATTCTTGTATGTACGGTAATTATTGAATCGGGAATTGATATGCCGAATGTAAATACAATCATAGTTGAAGATTCGGATAAAATGGGACTATCCCAGCTTTATCAGCTAAGGGGAAGAGTTGGGAGATCAAATAGAATGGCTTATGCCTATATTACTTATAAAAAAGATAAAGTACTTTCTGAAATTGCGGAAAAACGCCTGCAGGCAATTAAAGAGTTTACCGAGTTCGGTTCGGGTTTTAAAATTGCTATGAGAGATATGCAGATAAGGGGCGCAGGAAATCTTTTGGGTGCGCAGCAGCATGGACATATCGATTCTGTGGGATATGACATGTACTGCAGATTATTGGCTGAAGCGATAAGCGAGTTAAAAGGGCAGTCGGTTCAGGAAGAAGTTGAAGTTTCTATTGATGTAAATGTAAGTGCTTATATTGACAGCAGTTATATTAGCTCGGAGAATGAAAAAATAGAAATGTATAAAAAAATAGCATCCGTGCAGGATGAACAGGACGTTTTGGATGTTGAAGACGAACTTATGGACCGATATGGCAACATTCCGACTCCTGTGTCAAACCTTATGAAAATTGCTCATATTAAGGCTTTGGCTTTAAAATGCGGGTTTTCTTCGGTTCAGGAAAAGAATGGTTCTATAATATTTCAATATATAGATAGCAAATATGTCAATTTTGAAGTAATCGGAAAGATTATGGAAAAACACAGGCGGAAGCTTTTGTTTAATGCCAGCAACAAACCTTATATTACGTATAGAATAACTGACATTAAAAGAGAAAGTTTACTTGACAATATTACGATTTTATTACAGGACATTAATAAATTGAAGTAG
- a CDS encoding peptidylprolyl isomerase, translating to MLAKKKKVNKNNVIAIVSVIALLLGVVGWICYINATNYVATIKGEKITVDEFKFFIGSTMVEMEQNANVDRTSESALKAFWDTKIEGMDAREYAKQQALKSAKEYKIQLIKAKEKGLKLNKEEIEETKAILNQIKQEMAANYGGDAKGEEAFKKDYNIGYDKYEKILRNLRLIYKYVEQELPTFDVTETEMEEYYKESPNTVDKVKVRRIMFATMNLNTQKEYTAQEKEEIKDKAKKVLERIKAGEDSEKLALEYSDDPSVQENKGLFEVTAQTVSTIPGYKEWVLDHKPGDADLLESDIAYFVLKVESRTTYDEVKDAVKEAVQTKKYLERLEKWANDSEFNVIKNDSIYNKTYIKK from the coding sequence ATGTTGGCAAAAAAGAAAAAAGTGAATAAGAATAATGTTATAGCTATTGTATCAGTTATAGCGTTGTTATTAGGGGTAGTTGGGTGGATTTGCTATATTAATGCAACTAATTATGTTGCTACCATTAAGGGCGAAAAAATTACGGTTGATGAGTTTAAATTTTTCATTGGTTCCACGATGGTTGAAATGGAACAAAACGCTAATGTGGATAGAACAAGTGAATCGGCACTTAAAGCATTCTGGGACACAAAAATTGAAGGAATGGATGCAAGGGAATACGCAAAACAACAAGCACTCAAAAGCGCAAAGGAATATAAAATTCAACTTATAAAGGCAAAGGAAAAGGGACTGAAGTTGAATAAAGAGGAAATCGAAGAAACTAAGGCTATTCTAAACCAAATCAAGCAAGAGATGGCTGCTAACTATGGTGGAGATGCAAAGGGAGAAGAAGCATTCAAGAAAGACTATAATATAGGTTATGATAAGTATGAAAAAATTCTTAGGAACTTAAGGTTAATATACAAGTATGTTGAGCAAGAACTTCCCACCTTTGATGTAACCGAAACTGAAATGGAAGAATACTATAAGGAAAGTCCCAATACAGTTGATAAAGTAAAAGTAAGAAGAATAATGTTCGCTACAATGAATCTTAATACACAAAAAGAATATACTGCTCAGGAGAAAGAAGAAATTAAGGACAAAGCCAAAAAGGTTTTGGAGAGGATAAAAGCTGGAGAAGATTCGGAAAAACTGGCACTGGAATATTCCGATGATCCCTCTGTACAAGAAAATAAAGGATTATTTGAGGTTACTGCCCAAACTGTGTCAACCATACCCGGCTATAAAGAATGGGTATTAGACCATAAACCTGGCGATGCCGATTTATTGGAATCTGATATAGCATACTTTGTATTAAAAGTGGAAAGCAGAACAACCTATGATGAAGTTAAGGATGCGGTTAAAGAGGCTGTTCAAACCAAGAAGTATTTGGAAAGACTTGAGAAGTGGGCAAATGATTCCGAGTTTAATGTTATAAAAAACGATAGTATTTATAACAAAACATATATAAAAAAGTAA
- the spoVT gene encoding stage V sporulation protein T → MKATGIVRRIDDLGRVVIPKEIRRTLRIREGDPLEIFTDREGEVILKKYSPIGELSDFAAQYAESLHKTSGHITCISDRDTIIAVSGASKKEFLEKQLSPEVEKIIEEKNTLVIKAPEEKTITILADENGEKKYTSQVVSPIISEGDPIGAVIFLSTDPNVRMGELEAKLAQTAAGFLGKQMEQ, encoded by the coding sequence TTGAAGGCTACTGGAATAGTCAGAAGAATAGACGATTTGGGCAGGGTAGTTATTCCTAAAGAGATAAGAAGAACATTGAGGATAAGAGAAGGAGATCCTCTCGAAATATTTACTGATAGAGAAGGAGAAGTTATATTAAAAAAATATTCACCCATCGGTGAGTTAAGTGATTTTGCTGCTCAGTACGCAGAATCACTCCATAAGACAAGCGGTCATATTACATGTATTTCCGATAGAGATACTATAATCGCTGTTTCAGGTGCTTCCAAAAAAGAATTTCTTGAAAAGCAGTTAAGTCCTGAAGTGGAAAAAATTATAGAAGAGAAAAATACTTTGGTTATAAAAGCACCTGAGGAAAAAACTATTACTATCTTAGCCGATGAAAATGGAGAGAAAAAGTATACATCACAGGTAGTGTCTCCGATAATTTCAGAGGGAGATCCTATTGGTGCAGTAATATTTTTATCTACAGACCCCAATGTACGTATGGGAGAATTAGAAGCAAAACTGGCACAAACTGCAGCTGGATTTTTAGGCAAACAAATGGAACAGTAA
- a CDS encoding L,D-transpeptidase: protein MCPYICPFMLRVTYKIVVNTSARTLTLYKDGKWFKSFPVAVGKPSTPTPKGTFRIKNKAANPGGPFGARWLGLSTTSGSYGIHGTNNPSSIGKAVSNGCIRMYNDDVIFLYNTVPVGTIVQII, encoded by the coding sequence ATGTGTCCATATATATGTCCATTCATGTTAAGAGTCACCTATAAGATAGTGGTCAATACAAGCGCTCGAACATTAACCTTGTATAAGGACGGAAAGTGGTTTAAATCCTTTCCTGTTGCTGTTGGCAAACCATCCACCCCAACTCCTAAGGGGACTTTCCGCATAAAAAACAAAGCTGCCAATCCCGGCGGTCCCTTTGGCGCAAGATGGCTTGGGCTCAGTACAACATCCGGAAGTTATGGCATTCATGGAACCAATAACCCTTCGTCTATAGGGAAGGCTGTGTCAAACGGATGTATCAGAATGTATAATGACGATGTTATCTTTTTATACAATACCGTACCCGTTGGAACCATTGTTCAAATAATATAA
- the mazG gene encoding nucleoside triphosphate pyrophosphohydrolase — protein sequence MLKDKYTFSDLVDIMKLLRSENGCPWDREQTHESLKKYLIEETYEVLEVIDLNDKKRLCEELGDLLLQIVFHAQIAQEEGTFTIDDVITGICRKMVLRHTHVFGEAKADTSDEVLTNWEEIKKKEKGIESQTDVLKDVPSNLPALMRSYKVQQKAAQVGFDWNNIEDVFKKLEEEINELKDVYKSKDVERITDEVGDVLFSIVNLSRFLKVQPELALTSSINKFISRFEYIETESKKEGKKLEDMSLEEMDELWNKSKIHKESAKK from the coding sequence ATGTTGAAGGACAAATATACATTCTCAGACCTGGTGGATATTATGAAGTTGCTGAGAAGCGAAAATGGCTGTCCCTGGGACAGGGAACAGACTCATGAAAGTCTTAAAAAGTATTTGATCGAGGAAACTTATGAGGTTCTTGAGGTAATTGATCTTAATGACAAAAAGCGGCTTTGTGAAGAACTTGGGGACTTGCTGCTGCAAATTGTGTTTCATGCCCAAATAGCACAGGAAGAGGGAACTTTTACAATAGATGATGTTATAACGGGAATCTGCAGGAAAATGGTATTAAGGCACACCCATGTCTTTGGAGAAGCGAAAGCTGATACTTCCGATGAAGTTTTGACAAACTGGGAGGAGATTAAAAAGAAGGAGAAAGGAATTGAAAGCCAGACAGATGTCCTAAAAGATGTGCCTTCAAATCTTCCGGCATTGATGAGAAGTTATAAAGTGCAACAAAAAGCCGCACAAGTGGGTTTTGACTGGAATAATATCGAAGATGTGTTTAAAAAGCTGGAAGAAGAAATAAATGAATTAAAGGATGTATATAAAAGTAAAGATGTGGAAAGAATAACTGATGAAGTGGGAGATGTATTATTTTCCATCGTGAATTTGTCCAGATTTCTTAAAGTACAGCCAGAACTTGCTTTAACAAGTTCTATTAACAAATTCATCAGCAGGTTTGAGTATATTGAAACTGAGAGTAAGAAAGAAGGGAAAAAACTGGAGGATATGTCACTGGAAGAGATGGATGAGTTGTGGAACAAATCAAAAATACATAAGGAGAGTGCGAAGAAATAA
- a CDS encoding HU family DNA-binding protein codes for MNKTELVASIAEKADLSKKDAEKALNAFIESVEEALANGDKIQLVGFGTFEVRERAARKGRNPQTKEEINIPATKAPIFRVGKGLKDLVNKE; via the coding sequence ATGAACAAAACTGAATTAGTAGCAAGTATTGCTGAAAAAGCTGATTTATCAAAGAAAGATGCGGAGAAGGCACTTAATGCTTTCATAGAGAGTGTGGAAGAAGCTTTGGCTAATGGAGATAAAATTCAATTGGTAGGTTTCGGAACATTTGAAGTAAGAGAAAGAGCTGCAAGAAAGGGTAGAAATCCACAGACAAAAGAGGAAATAAATATTCCTGCAACAAAGGCTCCGATTTTTAGAGTTGGTAAAGGATTAAAAGATTTGGTCAATAAAGAATAG
- a CDS encoding RNA-binding S4 domain-containing protein, which produces MRIDKYLKLSRLIKRRTLANEACEQGRVKINDKIAKPGSEVKVGDIIEIQFGNGSTRVEVTSISEHVLKAESKEMYKVL; this is translated from the coding sequence ATGAGGATAGACAAATACCTTAAATTATCGAGACTAATTAAAAGACGAACTTTAGCCAATGAGGCCTGTGAGCAGGGAAGAGTAAAAATAAATGATAAGATTGCAAAGCCAGGGTCGGAAGTCAAGGTGGGAGATATAATTGAAATTCAATTCGGGAATGGCAGTACCAGAGTTGAAGTTACTTCTATAAGTGAACATGTTTTAAAGGCAGAATCTAAAGAAATGTATAAAGTTCTCTAA
- the yabP gene encoding sporulation protein YabP has translation MNEDKKLSRQTTQNIILENRERLSVSGVLKVRSFDDETVEIETELGLLIICGEDLHINKLSIDNSELSVEGYIISCEYNDSESSRSRGMGFFSKMFR, from the coding sequence ATGAACGAAGATAAAAAGCTGTCAAGACAAACAACTCAAAACATTATATTGGAGAACAGAGAAAGGCTTAGTGTGTCGGGTGTACTCAAAGTAAGAAGTTTTGACGATGAAACAGTGGAAATTGAAACAGAGTTAGGTCTTCTCATAATATGCGGTGAAGATTTACATATTAACAAATTAAGCATTGATAATTCTGAACTTAGTGTTGAAGGCTATATAATAAGCTGCGAATACAATGACAGTGAAAGCTCAAGATCTCGGGGAATGGGTTTCTTTTCGAAAATGTTCAGATAA
- the yabQ gene encoding spore cortex biosynthesis protein YabQ produces MFPTVGNQAYVFLWCVLGGMIIAFIYDIFRIRRKTIKAGNLIVYFEDFIYWILVALVLFAVVYVSNDGEIRGYLFIGALIGIILYSLLLSRIIMTVFIFTLKLIYRVFRTLCIILFFPIKVLFRILKIPAKIIYNGLRMVFGKAHRITKAKLSSFYTWKKRFKNIIKKI; encoded by the coding sequence TTGTTTCCTACTGTTGGTAATCAAGCGTATGTTTTTTTATGGTGTGTATTAGGGGGAATGATTATTGCCTTTATATATGATATTTTCAGAATACGAAGGAAAACTATAAAGGCAGGCAATTTAATTGTTTATTTTGAGGACTTTATTTATTGGATTTTGGTAGCACTTGTACTTTTTGCTGTTGTCTACGTAAGCAATGATGGAGAAATCAGAGGATACCTGTTTATAGGTGCTTTGATAGGTATTATACTTTATTCGCTGCTCTTAAGCAGGATTATAATGACAGTATTTATCTTTACACTTAAATTGATATATAGAGTTTTCAGAACTTTGTGTATAATTTTATTCTTTCCAATTAAAGTTTTGTTTAGAATATTGAAAATACCTGCCAAAATAATCTATAATGGTCTAAGGATGGTATTCGGAAAAGCACATAGAATAACTAAAGCCAAGTTAAGCAGTTTTTATACCTGGAAAAAAAGATTTAAGAATATAATAAAAAAAATATAG
- a CDS encoding FtsB family cell division protein — protein sequence MNKRKKSKLGTLLFLGALAYLTYLLINQQGILYAKKAQLDELNAKIRAEEENRERLIRQTEEVNSEENIEKIAREKLGMVKRGERVFIDVNN from the coding sequence ATGAACAAAAGAAAAAAGTCTAAATTAGGAACTTTACTTTTTTTGGGTGCCTTAGCATACTTGACGTATTTGCTTATTAATCAGCAAGGAATACTTTATGCAAAAAAGGCCCAACTGGATGAACTTAATGCCAAAATAAGAGCAGAAGAAGAGAATAGGGAGAGACTTATAAGGCAAACTGAAGAAGTAAATTCTGAAGAAAATATTGAGAAAATAGCAAGGGAAAAATTAGGTATGGTAAAACGCGGTGAAAGGGTCTTTATTGATGTCAATAATTAA
- a CDS encoding S1 RNA-binding domain-containing protein, which produces MLVEVGKIVEGKVSGITNFGAFVQLANGQTGLVHISEVADEYVKDIKAHLNENQIVKVKIISVDNNGKISLSIKKALDPKPVVKSSKPDEIDWNGTNNSNRNMTFEELISKFKKDSDEKLYDLKKNFESKRGGGGYRRSAQY; this is translated from the coding sequence ATGCTCGTTGAGGTAGGTAAAATTGTTGAAGGAAAGGTTTCTGGCATCACAAATTTTGGAGCTTTCGTTCAACTTGCTAATGGTCAAACAGGATTGGTTCACATCTCAGAAGTCGCTGATGAATACGTAAAAGACATAAAAGCACATCTTAATGAAAATCAAATTGTAAAAGTTAAAATCATTTCTGTAGACAATAATGGGAAGATAAGCTTGTCTATTAAGAAGGCTTTAGATCCAAAGCCCGTTGTGAAGTCAAGTAAACCTGATGAAATTGACTGGAATGGTACTAATAATAGTAATAGGAATATGACCTTTGAAGAACTTATTTCTAAATTTAAAAAAGATAGTGACGAAAAGCTTTATGACCTAAAGAAGAATTTCGAGTCAAAAAGAGGTGGAGGCGGATACAGAAGGTCTGCACAATACTGA
- the tnpA gene encoding IS200/IS605 family transposase — translation MANKEHSLARTKWMCKYHIVFTPKYRRKIIYNQYKQSIREIIKQLCKYKGVEIIEGHLMPDHIHMLVSIPPKMSVSSFMGYLKGKSALMIFDRHANLKYKFGNRHFWAEGYYVSTVGLNEATIKKYIQEQYKHDIMIDKLSVKEYEDPFKG, via the coding sequence ATGGCAAACAAAGAACACAGTTTAGCACGAACTAAATGGATGTGTAAATATCATATAGTATTTACACCTAAGTATAGACGAAAAATAATTTATAATCAATACAAACAAAGTATAAGGGAAATAATAAAACAACTATGCAAATATAAAGGAGTCGAGATAATAGAAGGACATTTGATGCCAGACCATATACATATGTTAGTAAGCATACCACCCAAAATGAGTGTATCAAGCTTTATGGGATACTTGAAAGGGAAAAGTGCACTTATGATATTTGATAGACATGCAAACTTAAAATATAAGTTTGGGAACAGACACTTTTGGGCGGAAGGATACTATGTAAGTACAGTAGGACTAAATGAAGCAACAATTAAGAAATACATACAAGAGCAATATAAACATGACATAATGATAGATAAGTTAAGTGTGAAAGAGTATGAAGACCCCTTTAAGGGGTAG
- a CDS encoding TrkH family potassium uptake protein, with product MNYKLIFKLIGNVLRIEALFMLFPLAVSFIYGGGDHPAFLWSILILAAAGTILAKLNPKNKNFRTRDAFVVAGFSWIMLSLFGALPFYFSGYFNSFIDCVFESISGFSTTGSSVLTNVEVLPKGILFWRSFSHWIGGMGILVFIIAVMPSINASSVNLLRAESTGPSPDKIVPKIRETARIMYTIYFAMTVILIILLKIAGLSIFDSFTNAFSVAGTGGFSNTNASIGGYNNIVAEIIMTVFMFLFGINFSLYFTLFGRKFTKFANDIELKIYLGIVITAILIITINISGLYNGIWEALRHSSFQVTSIISTTGFATTDFNLWPTLSKSVLIFLMFTGCCAGSTGGGIKLIRFIILFRAAKVELGKIFHPGSVKTVSINGKKVSNDIVSKTALFFFIYFAIFFVSLLLISIENKDIVSSATAVIASLSNVGPGLGIVGPTGNYATFSSFSKIVLSFCMIAGRLEFFPLLVLFTPHAWKR from the coding sequence ATGAATTACAAGCTCATTTTTAAGTTAATAGGAAATGTACTCAGGATAGAAGCATTATTCATGCTTTTCCCTCTTGCCGTTTCATTTATATATGGTGGTGGAGATCACCCGGCTTTTCTGTGGTCAATTTTAATATTAGCCGCAGCAGGTACAATATTAGCTAAGTTAAACCCAAAAAACAAAAATTTTAGAACAAGGGATGCCTTTGTTGTTGCCGGTTTTTCGTGGATTATGCTCTCTCTTTTCGGTGCGTTACCGTTTTATTTTTCCGGATATTTCAATAGTTTTATAGACTGTGTTTTTGAATCCATATCAGGTTTTTCGACTACTGGCTCTTCCGTCTTAACCAACGTTGAAGTGCTGCCGAAAGGAATATTGTTTTGGCGAAGCTTTTCTCATTGGATTGGCGGCATGGGTATCCTGGTGTTTATAATAGCGGTCATGCCGTCTATTAATGCGTCATCGGTTAATCTTTTAAGAGCGGAAAGCACGGGGCCGTCGCCTGATAAAATTGTACCCAAGATACGAGAGACAGCCAGAATCATGTATACGATTTATTTTGCAATGACTGTTATACTGATTATTCTCCTCAAAATAGCCGGTCTTTCGATTTTTGATTCATTCACCAATGCTTTTTCTGTTGCAGGAACAGGCGGCTTTTCAAATACGAATGCAAGCATCGGTGGATACAACAATATTGTTGCTGAGATCATTATGACTGTGTTTATGTTTTTGTTCGGAATTAATTTTTCACTATACTTTACCTTATTTGGCAGAAAATTTACAAAATTTGCAAACGACATTGAATTAAAGATATATTTGGGAATTGTAATAACAGCGATCCTCATCATTACCATCAATATTTCCGGGCTTTACAACGGAATTTGGGAAGCATTACGGCATTCTTCTTTTCAAGTTACATCCATCATATCGACAACAGGATTCGCAACCACAGATTTCAATCTTTGGCCTACTTTGAGCAAAAGTGTATTGATTTTTTTAATGTTTACAGGGTGCTGCGCTGGTTCCACCGGCGGCGGTATAAAACTTATAAGATTTATTATCCTTTTTAGAGCGGCTAAAGTCGAGCTGGGCAAAATCTTTCACCCCGGAAGCGTAAAAACTGTGTCGATTAACGGGAAGAAAGTAAGCAATGATATTGTATCAAAAACTGCTTTATTTTTCTTTATTTATTTTGCAATTTTCTTTGTTTCGCTTCTTCTCATATCCATTGAGAACAAGGATATCGTTTCGAGCGCAACAGCGGTAATTGCTTCATTGAGCAATGTAGGTCCGGGGCTCGGTATTGTCGGTCCGACAGGGAACTACGCTACATTTTCCTCTTTTTCAAAGATTGTTCTTTCGTTTTGCATGATCGCAGGACGATTGGAATTTTTCCCTTTGTTAGTTTTGTTCACTCCACATGCCTGGAAAAGATGA